A genomic window from Ruminiclostridium cellulolyticum H10 includes:
- a CDS encoding ABC transporter ATP-binding protein codes for MASLKLKNIYKRYPGGVTAVNDFNLDIQHNEFLVLVGPSGCGKTTTLRMIAGLEEISEGELYIGDKLVNDVAPKDRDIAMVFQNYALYPHMTVFDNMAFGLKLRKTPKEEIKKRVQEAAKILDIEHLLDRKPKALSGGQRQRVALGRAIVREPKVFLMDEPLSNLDAKLRVQMRTEIGRLHNRLNTTFIYVTHDQTEAMTMGTRIVVMKDGYIQQVDTPTALYDRPCNVFVGGFIGSPQMNFMNAVLTKRGNDLHLVFGKNDIKIPEGKAKKLDGTDYIGKEVIIGVRPEHIHDEAVFVESMPDSIVEAKVDLVEMLGAETYLYMIIEGATGTVTARVNARTKTQGGDVIKVAIDANKVHIFDKETERAIIN; via the coding sequence ATGGCTAGTTTAAAGCTGAAAAATATTTACAAAAGATATCCGGGTGGGGTTACTGCTGTTAACGATTTTAATCTTGATATTCAACACAATGAGTTCCTTGTTCTAGTTGGTCCTTCAGGATGTGGTAAAACTACTACACTTAGAATGATAGCAGGCTTGGAAGAAATTTCAGAAGGCGAATTGTATATTGGAGATAAATTAGTAAATGATGTTGCTCCAAAGGATAGAGATATAGCAATGGTTTTCCAGAACTATGCATTGTATCCTCATATGACAGTATTCGATAATATGGCGTTCGGTTTAAAACTGAGAAAGACTCCAAAGGAAGAAATAAAGAAACGTGTTCAGGAAGCAGCAAAAATCCTTGATATTGAGCATTTACTTGATAGAAAGCCAAAGGCTTTATCTGGTGGTCAGAGACAGAGAGTTGCATTAGGACGTGCTATCGTTCGTGAACCAAAGGTATTCCTAATGGACGAACCTCTTTCAAACTTGGATGCTAAGCTTAGAGTCCAGATGAGAACTGAGATAGGTAGACTTCACAACAGACTTAATACAACATTTATATATGTAACACATGACCAGACAGAAGCTATGACAATGGGTACAAGAATCGTTGTTATGAAGGACGGATACATTCAGCAGGTTGATACACCAACAGCTCTGTACGACAGACCATGCAATGTGTTCGTTGGAGGTTTTATAGGAAGCCCTCAAATGAACTTTATGAACGCTGTTCTTACTAAGAGAGGAAATGATTTACATCTTGTATTTGGTAAGAATGATATTAAGATTCCAGAAGGTAAGGCTAAGAAATTGGATGGAACTGATTATATCGGCAAGGAAGTAATTATTGGTGTTAGACCTGAACATATTCACGATGAGGCAGTGTTCGTTGAGTCAATGCCAGACAGTATTGTAGAAGCTAAGGTTGACCTTGTTGAAATGCTTGGAGCAGAAACTTACCTCTACATGATAATTGAAGGTGCAACCGGAACTGTTACTGCAAGAGTTAATGCTAGAACAAAAACTCAGGGCGGTGACGTTATAAAGGTTGCTATAGACGCTAACAAGGTTCACATATTTGACAAGGAAACCGAGCGTGCAATTATTAACTAA
- the argC gene encoding N-acetyl-gamma-glutamyl-phosphate reductase: protein MKYKIYVDGSEGTTGLKINERLEKRNDIEILKINPEKRKDINERKKYINEADIVFLCLPDAAAKEAITLVENSSTKIIDASTAHRINPDWAYGLPELGIELRKKIQSSKRVAVPGCYATGFISIVYPIVAANIIPKDYPLTCHALSGYSGGGKKLISQYESPQGHNFESPQLYALGLSHKHIPEMTVISGLEFPPIFSPIVCSYFKGMSVCVPLHRRLLPDNLSMEKIHEFISDYYSNEEFIKVMPLGMEKEFPNSFLGATRVNDTNYLEIFVTGNEEQIMLVSVLDNLGKGSSGAAIQNMNIMLGFDENTGL, encoded by the coding sequence ATGAAATATAAAATTTATGTAGACGGAAGTGAAGGTACTACGGGATTAAAAATAAATGAACGATTGGAAAAAAGAAATGACATTGAAATACTAAAGATAAACCCGGAAAAACGTAAAGATATTAACGAAAGAAAAAAGTACATAAACGAAGCAGATATAGTTTTCCTTTGTCTGCCGGATGCCGCTGCGAAGGAAGCAATAACACTTGTAGAGAATTCTTCTACTAAGATCATTGATGCAAGTACTGCCCACAGGATAAACCCGGATTGGGCTTACGGCCTGCCGGAACTGGGTATTGAACTTCGCAAGAAGATACAAAGCTCTAAAAGGGTTGCCGTTCCGGGCTGTTATGCAACAGGATTCATTAGCATAGTCTACCCCATCGTTGCGGCAAACATTATTCCAAAGGATTATCCTTTAACATGCCATGCTCTGTCCGGGTACAGCGGAGGAGGCAAAAAACTTATATCCCAATACGAATCTCCCCAAGGACATAATTTTGAAAGCCCACAGCTTTATGCACTGGGCCTGTCACACAAGCATATTCCTGAAATGACTGTTATCAGTGGACTTGAGTTCCCGCCTATTTTTTCTCCCATAGTGTGTTCGTATTTCAAGGGTATGTCAGTATGCGTTCCTTTACACAGAAGACTTCTTCCAGACAATCTTTCTATGGAAAAGATTCATGAATTTATTTCTGACTATTATAGTAATGAGGAATTTATAAAGGTTATGCCATTAGGTATGGAAAAGGAGTTCCCCAATAGTTTTCTTGGTGCAACACGTGTTAATGATACAAATTATCTTGAAATCTTTGTTACAGGAAACGAAGAACAAATCATGCTTGTTTCTGTTCTGGATAATCTGGGAAAAGGCTCTTCTGGTGCTGCCATACAAAATATGAATATAATGCTGGGATTTGATGAGAATACCGGACTGTAA
- the argB gene encoding acetylglutamate kinase has product MNYDNLIKKVEILVEALPYIQKLYGKTVVIKYGGNAMINDELKNSVMEDITLLKYIGMNPVLVHGGGPDINKALQSFNVKSEFVNGLRVTDAKTIEVAQMVLVGKTNKQIVSMLNHKGGKAIGLCGIDGKLIECEQYKTEIDGELKDIGYVGKITKINSKVLELISKDEYIPVVAPIGVGPDGDSYNINADTVAGEIAAALKAEKLMLLTDVEGVKPSKDSESIIPALTIDDVYDLIDKKVIDGGMIPKVLGCVEALEKGVGRTHIIDGRIPHCILLEIFTYKGIGTMIMKDKQLYHKNEALY; this is encoded by the coding sequence ATGAATTATGATAATTTGATTAAAAAAGTAGAGATATTGGTAGAAGCACTACCTTACATACAAAAGCTTTATGGCAAAACCGTTGTCATAAAATACGGCGGTAACGCAATGATTAATGATGAGCTTAAAAATTCCGTAATGGAAGACATTACTCTTTTAAAATATATCGGAATGAATCCTGTATTGGTACATGGAGGCGGTCCCGACATAAACAAGGCACTCCAGAGTTTTAACGTTAAAAGTGAGTTTGTGAACGGACTAAGAGTAACGGACGCAAAAACCATAGAAGTTGCTCAGATGGTGCTGGTAGGGAAAACTAACAAACAGATTGTGTCTATGTTGAACCACAAGGGCGGCAAGGCAATAGGCTTATGTGGTATTGATGGTAAGCTTATCGAATGTGAACAGTACAAAACGGAAATAGACGGAGAACTCAAAGACATAGGATATGTCGGAAAAATTACTAAAATAAATTCAAAAGTTCTGGAGCTTATTTCAAAAGACGAATACATCCCGGTAGTTGCTCCAATAGGGGTTGGCCCTGACGGAGACAGCTACAACATTAACGCAGATACTGTAGCAGGTGAAATTGCAGCTGCATTGAAAGCGGAAAAACTCATGCTTCTTACGGACGTAGAGGGTGTAAAACCGTCTAAGGACAGTGAATCAATAATTCCCGCTCTTACTATTGATGATGTTTATGATCTTATTGATAAAAAGGTTATTGACGGAGGTATGATACCCAAAGTTTTAGGTTGTGTTGAAGCACTTGAAAAGGGTGTTGGAAGAACACATATAATTGACGGACGTATCCCCCACTGTATTCTCCTTGAAATTTTCACCTACAAGGGAATCGGCACCATGATTATGAAGGATAAACAACTTTATCATAAAAACGAAGCCTTGTATTAA
- a CDS encoding aspartate aminotransferase family protein — MILKKIQEYDDKYYMNTFGKRIPISFKKGKGIHLWSTAGEKYTDFFSGIAVNSIGYGHPIFTEMVCEQLNKLVHCSNLYYIEPQAKLAKELVENSCADKVFFANSGAEANEGAIKLARIYFKKLGFPEKYEIITLHKSFHGRTITTLSATGQKKYATPFEPLTPGFKKVPQNDFAALEAAVTENTCAIMLEPVQGESGVYPCDCEYMKKVRKLCDDKNLLLIFDEVQTGMGRTGKLFGYQNFNIEPDIFTLAKALGGGIPIGALCAKESVAKAFTPGDHGSTFGGNPLACTAGLAVMKIMKDEKLPENAQEIGSYINSELEKLASSSCPIISEVRVSGLMIGIELNKPIAPDIKSKMFEKKYLIANVGQNILRILPPLIITQKDADDFIATLKSVIEELN, encoded by the coding sequence ATGATTTTAAAAAAAATACAGGAATATGATGATAAATATTACATGAATACTTTTGGTAAAAGAATACCTATCTCCTTTAAAAAGGGTAAGGGTATACACTTATGGAGTACCGCAGGAGAAAAGTACACAGACTTTTTCTCAGGGATTGCAGTTAATTCCATAGGCTACGGCCATCCGATTTTTACTGAAATGGTCTGTGAGCAGTTAAATAAACTTGTACACTGTTCTAACCTTTACTACATAGAACCACAGGCCAAACTTGCCAAGGAGCTGGTCGAAAATTCCTGTGCAGACAAAGTATTTTTTGCCAACAGTGGAGCTGAAGCAAATGAAGGTGCTATTAAGCTTGCGAGAATATACTTCAAAAAGCTGGGTTTCCCGGAAAAGTACGAAATCATAACCCTTCACAAATCTTTTCACGGAAGAACTATAACAACTCTCAGTGCTACAGGACAGAAAAAGTATGCAACACCCTTTGAACCCCTTACACCAGGTTTTAAGAAGGTTCCTCAGAATGATTTTGCTGCTTTGGAAGCTGCGGTTACTGAAAATACATGTGCAATCATGCTAGAGCCGGTTCAAGGGGAAAGCGGAGTTTATCCATGTGATTGTGAATACATGAAAAAAGTAAGGAAATTGTGTGATGATAAGAATCTGCTTCTTATTTTCGATGAAGTTCAAACCGGTATGGGGAGAACCGGCAAGCTTTTCGGATATCAGAACTTTAACATCGAGCCGGATATATTTACTCTTGCAAAGGCCTTAGGAGGCGGAATTCCGATAGGGGCGCTATGTGCTAAAGAATCAGTTGCAAAGGCATTTACTCCCGGTGATCACGGTTCAACTTTTGGCGGAAATCCTTTAGCCTGTACTGCCGGTCTTGCAGTTATGAAAATCATGAAGGACGAAAAACTTCCTGAAAATGCTCAAGAAATCGGCAGCTACATAAATAGTGAATTAGAAAAGCTGGCATCCTCCTCGTGCCCCATAATTTCAGAAGTAAGAGTATCAGGACTTATGATTGGCATAGAGCTTAACAAGCCTATTGCTCCGGATATCAAAAGCAAGATGTTTGAAAAGAAATACCTTATTGCAAATGTGGGGCAAAATATTTTAAGAATACTGCCGCCGCTTATTATTACACAGAAGGATGCAGATGATTTTATTGCAACATTAAAATCAGTTATTGAAGAATTAAATTAA
- the carA gene encoding glutamine-hydrolyzing carbamoyl-phosphate synthase small subunit, producing the protein MKAVLLLEDGTYFSGEGFGKSGETAGEIVFNTSMTGYQEIITDPSYNGQIVTMTYPLIGNYGFNSFDNESYKPHVQGFIVKELCSTPSNWRNDMDPDQYFAKHNIVGIKSIDTRALTQHIRRHGSMYGIISTECGNLDILSKNLKNYKTVPRNLVMEVTSKTPTHIPGSGKKVALLDLGVKSNIIRSLESRNCDIHILPAFSTFDEIMDLNPDGIFLSNGPGNPMDLTVAKKTVQKLLGIKPIMGICLGHQLLGLSLGCNVKKLKFGHHGGNHPVKDYITGRCYITSQNHNYVIDSTSSDDIVITHKNVNDDTIEGFRHKTLPVISVQYHPEAAPGPQDSAYIFDDFIKMM; encoded by the coding sequence ATGAAAGCAGTTCTATTACTTGAAGACGGTACATATTTCTCAGGTGAAGGCTTTGGAAAAAGCGGAGAAACCGCCGGAGAAATTGTTTTTAATACTAGTATGACTGGGTATCAGGAAATAATTACTGATCCCTCCTATAACGGACAGATTGTAACAATGACTTACCCCCTTATTGGGAACTATGGATTCAATTCTTTCGATAATGAATCCTACAAGCCACATGTTCAGGGCTTTATAGTTAAGGAGCTCTGCTCTACACCAAGCAATTGGAGAAATGATATGGATCCGGATCAATATTTTGCCAAACACAATATTGTAGGAATTAAAAGTATTGATACCAGAGCATTGACCCAGCATATACGTAGACATGGGAGTATGTACGGAATAATATCCACTGAATGTGGGAATCTGGATATCCTCAGCAAAAACCTTAAAAACTATAAAACTGTTCCAAGAAATCTGGTAATGGAGGTTACATCAAAAACTCCGACTCATATTCCGGGTTCTGGCAAAAAGGTAGCTCTTTTGGATCTCGGTGTCAAAAGCAACATAATACGTTCTCTGGAAAGTAGGAACTGTGATATACACATTCTCCCTGCTTTCAGCACCTTTGATGAGATCATGGATTTGAATCCCGATGGTATATTTTTATCAAACGGACCCGGAAATCCAATGGATTTGACAGTTGCCAAAAAAACAGTTCAAAAACTTCTGGGAATCAAACCAATCATGGGAATTTGTCTTGGACATCAGTTATTAGGACTTTCATTGGGCTGCAATGTAAAAAAGCTCAAATTCGGTCATCATGGCGGCAATCACCCAGTTAAGGATTATATTACGGGAAGATGCTATATTACTTCTCAAAATCACAATTATGTAATAGACAGCACCTCTAGCGATGATATAGTAATAACACACAAAAATGTAAATGATGATACAATCGAAGGCTTCAGGCATAAAACACTTCCTGTAATAAGTGTACAATACCATCCTGAAGCTGCACCGGGTCCCCAGGATTCCGCATATATTTTTGATGACTTTATAAAAATGATGTAG
- the carB gene encoding carbamoyl-phosphate synthase (glutamine-hydrolyzing) large subunit encodes MPRNINIKKVLVIGSGPIVIGQAAEFDYSGTQACKSLREEGIEVVLINSNPATIMTDTQSADKVYIEPITLEFVKKIIYKEKPDGILASLGGQTGLNMAVQLAEDGILDDLNIELLGTSLSSIKKAEDRELFKETMQEINEKVAPSKIVTTMQDAIEFAEKIGFPIIIRPAYTLGGSGGGIANNMEEFKYICGKGLKLSMISQVLLEQSVAGWKEIEYEVMRDSSDNCIIICNMENFDPVGVHTGDSIVVAPSQTLSNVEYQMLRNASIRIIRALDIKGGCNIQFALNPSSFEYVVIEVNPRVSRSSALASKATGYPIARVTAKIAIGMTLDEIKNSVTKTTSAFFEPSLDYVVTKVPRWPFDKFANADRSLGTQMKATGEVMAIGRTFEESLLKAIDSLDIKFNYQLGLSLFDNMSREDLVEYVKNPSDQRIFAICKAIQKGVSAGEIVRITKIDDFFIRKLKKIVRLGEEITNAGIAWLDYDLYARAKKIGFGDSYIANLANVPLEKILELRQKYPINPVYKIVDTCAGEFEAATPYYYSTYEEKDDVEVTIGDKVLVIGSGPIRIGQGIEFDYCSVHSVETLKEMGIESIIINNNPETVSTDFDTSDKLYFEPLTKECVLDIIEKEKPLGVIVQFGGQTAINLAETLHQEGVNILGTSVHSIDIAEDRYKFLKLLETLDIPIPEGNTAFSFQHAKEIANKIGYPVLVRPSYVLGGRAMEIVYNDKTLEEYITMASEISTEHPILIDKYVVGREMEVDGICDGNEVLIPGIMEHIERAGVHSGDSIAVYPPRNLSKEVKATIEDYTIRLAKALKVVGLFNIQFVMDSDQKVYVIEVNPRASRTVPIMSKITGIPMVGVSTKLIMGKTLKELGYKNGLTKETNFYAVKAPVFSFAKLTTVDTFLGPEMKSTGEVMGVDKDYYNALYKAVAASGTKIPSGGNVLLSVADRDKTECRDIANKLLELGFKLSATKGTYEAIKSVDLPVECIDDDKVLDLIKEDKITLVINTPTRGKIPERTGFVLRRTAMEYNIPCITSLDTTNAVLSILERLIADNKADVYSLDEYSVYKG; translated from the coding sequence ATGCCAAGGAATATAAATATAAAAAAGGTTTTGGTAATAGGTTCAGGCCCGATCGTAATAGGCCAGGCTGCAGAGTTTGACTATTCCGGTACTCAAGCCTGCAAGTCCTTACGAGAAGAAGGTATTGAGGTTGTTTTAATTAACAGTAATCCCGCAACAATTATGACGGACACTCAATCCGCGGATAAAGTATACATAGAACCAATTACCCTTGAATTTGTTAAGAAAATCATTTATAAGGAAAAGCCAGACGGAATTCTTGCGTCACTTGGCGGTCAAACAGGCCTTAATATGGCTGTTCAACTAGCTGAAGACGGAATTCTTGACGATCTGAATATAGAACTTCTGGGAACTTCCCTCTCCTCTATAAAAAAAGCCGAGGACAGGGAGCTTTTCAAGGAGACAATGCAGGAAATCAACGAAAAGGTTGCACCAAGTAAAATTGTAACAACCATGCAGGATGCAATCGAATTTGCAGAGAAAATCGGATTCCCTATTATTATCAGACCTGCTTACACGCTGGGAGGTTCTGGCGGCGGAATCGCAAATAATATGGAGGAATTTAAATATATCTGCGGAAAAGGTCTCAAACTCAGTATGATCAGCCAGGTTTTGCTTGAGCAAAGCGTTGCAGGTTGGAAGGAAATCGAGTATGAGGTTATGCGTGACAGCAGCGACAATTGCATTATTATCTGTAATATGGAGAACTTTGATCCGGTGGGAGTACACACAGGGGACAGTATAGTTGTTGCTCCAAGTCAGACCCTGTCCAACGTTGAGTATCAAATGCTCCGAAATGCTTCCATAAGGATAATCAGAGCTTTGGATATAAAGGGAGGCTGCAACATACAGTTTGCTTTAAACCCCAGCAGCTTTGAGTATGTTGTTATTGAGGTAAATCCAAGAGTAAGCCGTTCAAGTGCATTGGCCTCAAAGGCAACAGGATATCCAATCGCAAGGGTTACAGCCAAAATAGCCATAGGGATGACTCTTGATGAAATAAAGAATTCTGTTACCAAAACCACCAGTGCGTTCTTCGAACCATCTTTGGACTATGTTGTAACAAAAGTTCCCCGCTGGCCATTCGATAAGTTTGCAAATGCCGACAGGAGTCTCGGAACCCAAATGAAAGCTACAGGCGAGGTTATGGCTATAGGACGTACCTTTGAGGAATCACTGCTTAAGGCTATTGATTCCCTTGACATCAAATTTAATTATCAGCTTGGTCTTAGCCTTTTTGACAACATGAGCCGTGAAGACCTTGTGGAATATGTTAAGAATCCTAGCGATCAGCGTATATTTGCAATATGTAAAGCCATACAGAAGGGTGTTTCGGCCGGTGAAATTGTCAGAATAACAAAAATTGACGACTTTTTTATAAGAAAGCTTAAAAAGATTGTACGGCTTGGAGAAGAAATAACAAATGCAGGCATTGCGTGGCTTGATTACGATTTATATGCAAGAGCAAAGAAAATAGGATTCGGCGATTCTTATATAGCAAATCTCGCCAATGTTCCTCTTGAAAAAATTCTTGAGCTAAGACAGAAATATCCTATCAATCCGGTTTATAAGATAGTTGATACCTGTGCAGGTGAATTTGAAGCCGCTACTCCGTATTACTATTCAACATATGAAGAGAAAGACGATGTAGAGGTTACAATCGGTGACAAAGTGCTTGTAATAGGCTCAGGCCCTATCAGAATCGGTCAAGGCATAGAATTTGACTATTGCAGCGTACATTCCGTTGAAACCCTTAAAGAAATGGGAATTGAATCAATTATTATAAATAATAATCCAGAAACTGTAAGTACAGACTTCGATACCTCCGACAAGTTGTATTTTGAGCCTCTTACAAAGGAATGTGTTCTGGATATTATCGAAAAGGAAAAACCTCTTGGAGTTATTGTTCAGTTCGGAGGACAGACTGCAATAAATCTGGCCGAGACCTTGCATCAGGAGGGCGTTAATATTCTTGGTACGTCTGTCCACAGTATTGATATTGCAGAGGATAGGTATAAATTTTTAAAGCTTTTAGAGACTCTGGATATTCCTATTCCAGAAGGCAATACAGCCTTTTCCTTCCAACATGCAAAGGAAATTGCCAATAAAATCGGATACCCTGTTCTGGTAAGGCCTTCTTACGTGCTTGGCGGGCGTGCTATGGAAATAGTTTATAATGACAAGACCCTTGAAGAATATATCACTATGGCTTCAGAAATTTCCACTGAACATCCTATTCTAATCGACAAATATGTGGTTGGTAGAGAAATGGAAGTTGACGGAATATGTGACGGAAATGAGGTTCTCATTCCCGGAATCATGGAACATATAGAACGTGCGGGAGTCCATTCCGGAGACAGTATTGCCGTATATCCTCCGAGAAATCTGTCAAAAGAGGTCAAAGCTACTATTGAGGACTATACCATTCGTCTTGCCAAGGCACTTAAAGTGGTCGGTTTGTTTAATATACAATTTGTTATGGACAGTGACCAAAAGGTTTATGTAATTGAGGTTAATCCCCGTGCCAGCAGAACTGTTCCCATTATGAGCAAGATTACGGGAATTCCCATGGTGGGTGTATCCACTAAATTGATTATGGGAAAAACTCTTAAAGAATTGGGCTATAAAAACGGCCTTACAAAGGAAACTAATTTTTATGCAGTAAAGGCACCTGTCTTTTCATTTGCAAAGCTGACTACCGTGGATACCTTTCTTGGACCTGAAATGAAGTCTACAGGCGAGGTCATGGGAGTTGACAAGGATTACTACAATGCATTATATAAGGCAGTAGCCGCTTCAGGTACTAAAATACCCTCCGGCGGAAATGTACTTTTGTCGGTTGCTGACAGGGACAAAACCGAGTGCAGGGATATCGCAAATAAGCTGTTGGAGCTTGGCTTCAAGCTTTCAGCTACTAAGGGTACCTACGAAGCAATAAAGTCGGTAGACCTGCCTGTTGAATGTATTGATGATGATAAAGTACTTGACCTTATCAAGGAAGATAAAATTACACTGGTTATTAATACCCCTACACGAGGAAAAATTCCTGAAAGAACGGGCTTCGTTCTCAGGAGGACCGCAATGGAATACAATATTCCATGCATTACTTCTCTGGACACAACAAATGCGGTTTTGAGTATTCTGGAGCGTCTTATAGCCGATAACAAGGCTGACGTTTATTCCCTCGATGAATATTCGGTATATAAAGGATAA
- the argF gene encoding ornithine carbamoyltransferase — MKHLLSLNNLNSNEIQDLLKLSEKLKRQTKEGVQHHLLKGKTLGMIFSKSSTRTRVSFEVGMYQLGGYSLFLSSNDIQLGRGESIFDTANVLSRYIDGIMIRTFNQSDVEDLAKYGTIPVINGLTDEMHPCQILADLLTIYEHKGKLEGLKLAYIGDGNNVAHSLLHGCAKTGMDISIASPKGYECDSRYVDEAKEAAKSIGSKVVLTQDPVEAISKADVVYADTWISMGQEDQKEEKLNIFMPYQINSQLFAKAKEDAIFLHCLPAYRGYEVTEDIIDGAQSVIFDEAENRLHAQKAVMATLMG; from the coding sequence ATGAAGCATTTATTAAGTCTTAATAATTTAAATAGCAATGAAATACAAGATTTACTTAAATTGTCAGAGAAGCTGAAAAGACAGACAAAGGAAGGTGTTCAACATCACCTTTTAAAGGGTAAGACCCTTGGAATGATTTTTTCCAAGTCATCAACCAGAACCAGGGTTTCCTTTGAAGTTGGTATGTACCAGCTTGGAGGGTATTCCCTCTTTCTTAGCTCAAATGATATACAGCTGGGCCGAGGCGAGTCCATTTTTGACACGGCAAATGTTCTGTCCCGTTACATAGACGGAATTATGATAAGAACCTTTAATCAAAGTGATGTTGAGGACCTTGCAAAGTACGGAACTATACCAGTAATAAACGGTTTAACTGATGAAATGCATCCCTGTCAGATACTTGCAGATCTGCTGACTATTTACGAGCACAAAGGGAAACTTGAAGGGCTGAAGCTTGCATATATAGGTGATGGAAATAATGTTGCCCACTCCCTGCTACATGGCTGTGCCAAAACTGGAATGGATATTTCAATAGCCTCTCCAAAAGGCTATGAATGTGACAGCAGATATGTGGATGAAGCAAAAGAAGCTGCAAAGTCCATTGGCTCCAAGGTAGTACTGACTCAAGACCCTGTTGAGGCAATTTCTAAAGCAGACGTTGTTTATGCTGACACATGGATAAGTATGGGCCAGGAAGATCAGAAAGAAGAAAAGCTTAATATATTCATGCCTTATCAGATTAATTCCCAGTTGTTTGCAAAAGCAAAGGAGGATGCAATTTTCCTTCACTGCTTGCCTGCATATAGAGGCTACGAGGTAACTGAAGACATTATAGACGGGGCTCAATCAGTTATTTTCGACGAGGCAGAAAACCGCCTCCATGCTCAGAAGGCAGTTATGGCAACCCTAATGGGCTAA
- a CDS encoding GNAT family N-acetyltransferase: MNYSFIIRKATLEDAPAIATIIQEAFKKYMQDAGLSVMMDALTENIETIEADIVEKEVYIALIDDKPVGTIRIKLLPDKTAYISRFGVMLDYHNIGIGKSLMNLVDKILKSHGVKKVSLHTASKYRDLIRFYYARDFYVESISTDRGYIRALLVKEYS, from the coding sequence ATGAATTATTCATTTATTATCCGAAAAGCTACTTTAGAAGACGCCCCTGCAATTGCAACAATTATTCAGGAAGCTTTTAAGAAATATATGCAGGATGCTGGACTATCAGTTATGATGGACGCTTTGACGGAGAATATTGAAACAATAGAAGCCGATATAGTTGAAAAAGAAGTTTATATAGCTCTTATTGATGATAAACCTGTAGGCACCATCAGAATAAAGCTACTTCCTGATAAAACAGCCTACATAAGCCGTTTTGGAGTCATGCTTGACTATCATAACATTGGTATAGGAAAATCTCTTATGAACCTTGTTGATAAGATTCTCAAATCTCATGGTGTAAAAAAAGTAAGCCTTCATACTGCATCAAAATACCGTGATCTTATCCGCTTCTATTACGCCAGAGACTTCTACGTGGAATCTATCAGTACAGACAGGGGCTACATAAGAGCATTATTGGTAAAAGAATATAGTTAG
- a CDS encoding DUF3794 domain-containing protein: MSQFEPNAKGQYGGGDFEYDGGKKFTEKCIKVPEVIGRNSCQQLVECVIPFPEQYPAIEIKDVQKEIRDLLVHVCKNKVLINGVLHKNINYKTYEGNSDFYYCYQKYDSYYGDVRHVAVNIPFACFIEIPGACPGDDYQIEYADVEDSCEVDILEDPCHSKGPVKEYKKLREKVIIKIDLKVLRYIQITVKPEKCNICP, translated from the coding sequence ATGTCACAATTTGAACCTAATGCAAAGGGTCAATACGGTGGTGGAGATTTTGAATATGATGGAGGTAAAAAATTCACTGAAAAGTGTATTAAAGTGCCTGAAGTTATCGGAAGAAATAGCTGCCAACAATTGGTGGAATGTGTTATTCCATTCCCAGAACAATACCCGGCTATTGAAATCAAAGATGTACAAAAGGAAATACGTGACCTGTTAGTTCATGTGTGTAAAAATAAGGTTCTGATTAATGGTGTGCTGCATAAGAACATCAATTACAAAACTTACGAAGGTAATAGTGATTTTTATTATTGTTATCAGAAATATGACAGCTATTACGGAGACGTAAGGCATGTTGCGGTTAATATACCATTCGCATGTTTTATTGAGATTCCTGGTGCCTGTCCTGGTGACGACTACCAGATAGAATATGCCGATGTTGAAGACTCATGCGAAGTTGATATTCTTGAAGACCCATGCCACAGCAAGGGGCCAGTTAAAGAATATAAGAAGCTAAGAGAAAAAGTTATTATAAAAATTGATCTTAAAGTATTAAGGTATATACAAATAACAGTAAAACCTGAAAAATGCAATATATGCCCGTAA